The Mesorhizobium opportunistum WSM2075 DNA window GCATGAACTCCTGGCGCGGACTGAGCGCATGGCGCGGTTTTCGTCGATCGAGGATCTGCGCGGTGAACTCGACATGCTGATCGGCCGTCGCCCGCCGCTGATCCAGGAAATCCCGCGTGGGCCAGGCCAACGCGAGGACCGCTACGTGCATCTTCTCGCCGGCCCGGTGGACGTTGCAGCCCTTTCGGCGCAGCGGAGCGCGCCGGCCATGCCTGCCTCCGACCTGGAAGCGCGATTGGAAGCACTGGAGCAGGAAGTCGCCGCACTACGCGCCCGGCTTGATGCGCTGGGCGGTTGAGGCTGCCAGAGCGGTTCACCGTTTCACGAAAGCGGCGAACCACTCTAGTTTCTTGTTTTGACGCAATTCCGGACGGAAAACCGTTTCACACTTTTCCTGGAATTGCTCTGATCCCAGGTTGCCGCGCAGGGGCGTCGGCGCCGGTACTGAAAACGCCGGCTCTCAGGCCGGCGTTCGTCATTTCAGGTCACGTCTGCTCAACCGAGCCGGGCGTCGAGCGATACGTTGATGGCGCCGAGCGCCTTCGAGACCGGGCATTCGGCCTTGGCTTTCTCGGCCAATTCCCCAAATTTCGCCGCATCGATGCCCGGCACCTTGCCGACCAGCGTGATGGCGCTGCCGGTGATGCCGGTGCCGGGAACCAACGTCACCACGGCCTTGGCGTCGAGCTCGGCGGCGGGCGTGCCGTTCTCGGCCAGGAAGTGCGAAAGCTGCATGGCGTAGCAGCCGGCGTGGGCCGCCGCGATCAGCTCTTCCGGATTGGTGCCGGATTTACCGCTCTCGTCCTCGAAGCGCGCCTTGAACGAATAGGGCGTGCCCTTGAGCGTCCCGCTCTGCGTGTCGAGCGTGCCTTGGCCCTCTTTCAGATTGCCTTTCCAGACGGCGTTTGCAGTGCGGTCCATGAAGTCCTCCTTGGTTGCGGTGGCCGGTTGTCTTGGCTGGTTGCCTGGGTGAGCCCGGCGTCAGGTCAACTATAGCGCGCGCGGACACGAAGGCCACTGTGCTCTTTGGACATTGCGCGGTGTTGGGCTGCGACGGTTTCGAACTTTTTGAAAAAAGTGCGTGCAAAAATGTCGACTTCCATCCGGCCCGACCGTCCTGCGGGCGGCCACGGGGTTGTGGCCGGATGGAGGTTCACATGGACAATCTGTTTTTCGCACAGTGGAAGAGCCCGGGCCGCAAGGCTCAGCGACGGCAAGACTTGTGGCTGGATCCGCCGGCGTCCGGTTTCGGCAGGCTGCTGGCGGCTATCGCCATCATCGCGGTCGCGGCGTGCTTTCTCGACCATGCGGCGGCAGTCGACAGCAAGGCTGACATGCTCGTCGCGGCGTCCTATGATTCATCCCAGCACGGGAGTTCGAAATGAAATATGTCTGCCTGGTCTATGGTGAGGAGAAGGATCTCCACGCGCTGACCCCGGAGGGGATGGCCAAGCTCGATGCCGATTCGCTGGCCCATGACAGGTCCCTGGATCAAGCGGGCAAGCTGATCATCGCGCAGGCGCTGCAATCGGTGAGGACGTCGAAGTCGGTGCGGCGGCGCGAGGGCAAGCGCCTGATCACCGACGGCCCTTTCGCCGAAACCAAGGAGCAGCTGCTCGGTTTCGTGATGATCGAAGCCGACAGTCTCGAGGAGGCGCTGGACATCGCCGGCGACATTCCGCTGGCTGAACTGGGCACCATCGAGGTGCGCGCGATCTACAATGTGCCGGGATCATAGGCGGGATTGGTTGCCTGCGGCCCAACGGGATAGAGCAGTCCACCGTTTAACGGAAACGGTGAACTGCTCTAACTCTTTGTTTTGACGCAATTCCGGACGGAAAACCGCTTCACACTTTTCCTGGAATTGCTCTAGGTGCCTGGCGGAGCCGCCGAGATTTCTTCGCCGTTGAAGCAAGCCGAGAGTTCTCCTATCGTCGCCGGGATCTTGGGGGAATCCGACATGCCTTTCCTGATTGCCGTTCTTGGCGTGCTCGGAGCAGCGGCGCTCTGGTGGTACCGGATGAAGGCCATGAACGAGGCCGCGCGTGACGTTGCCGATGTGATCGGCCGGGTCCAGGGCTCCGTGCGCCGCAAGAAGCTGCGCAAGCAGGCGGCCCTGTCGCCGCTGACGGCGATCGACGACCCGGTGGTGGCGGCGGCAACGCTCATCACCGCGCTCGTCTCCGAGGATGGACCCGTGCTGCCGCAGCGCGAGGCCGTCATCCGGTCGGTGATCTCGGAAATCGCCGACAAGAAGAAGACCGACGAGGCGGTGATCTACGCCAAATGGGCGGCCTCGCAGATCGACGACACGACGATCGTCATCGACAAACTGGCGCCGTTCCTGCGCGAGCGTCTCGACGTGTCGGAACGCAACGATCTCCTGCAGATGATCAACCGCGCCGCCCAGGGCGGCGAGAAGCGCCTCGAGATCGCCGACCAGCGCATTTTGCGGCTGCGGCAGAAGCTCGGTTTCGAGGTCAACTAGGCTTGACCGCACTCTCTGGCGTGTCCGTCCGTGAGACGGTCAGATCGCTTCGCCCTTCAACAGGCGCGGCGTGCCGGCTGACAGTCCCGACGCCTGGCGGATGAAGAAATCCTTCAGGCGCGGCATGCGTTCGACGAGGCCGAGGCCGATGTCGCGGACGGTGCGCAGCGGGGCGATGTCGTTGGAAAACAGCCGGTTCAGCACATCCGTCGTAATGCCCATCTGCACCGTGTCGAAGCGGCGCCATTGCTGGTAGCGTTCCAGCACGTCGAGCGCGCCGATGTCCTGGCCGAGCCGGTCCGCCTCGACGATCACCTCGGCGAGCGCCGCCACATCCTTGAAGCCGAGATTGAGCCCCTGGCCGGCAATCGGGTGGATGCCGTGGGCTGCGTCGCCGGCAAGCGCGATGCGCGGGGCGACGAAGGCACGTGCGATAGTGAGGCCGAGCGGCCAGGCGCGCGGCTTGTCGGCGACGCGGATTTCGCCGAGCTTCAGGCCGAAGCGCAGTTCGAGTTCGTGCTCGAAGACGAGATCGTCGCCTTCCACGAGCGCCTTGGCATCCTCCGCGCGTTCGACCCAGACGATCGACGAGCGGTTGGTGCCGTCCTCATCGGGTTTCAGCGGCAAGGTGGCAAACGGGCCGGCTGGCAGGAAGTGCTCTTCGGCGCGGCCATTGTGCGGGCGTTCATGCGCCACGGTGCAGACGATGC harbors:
- a CDS encoding OsmC family protein is translated as MDRTANAVWKGNLKEGQGTLDTQSGTLKGTPYSFKARFEDESGKSGTNPEELIAAAHAGCYAMQLSHFLAENGTPAAELDAKAVVTLVPGTGITGSAITLVGKVPGIDAAKFGELAEKAKAECPVSKALGAINVSLDARLG
- a CDS encoding YciI family protein, which codes for MKYVCLVYGEEKDLHALTPEGMAKLDADSLAHDRSLDQAGKLIIAQALQSVRTSKSVRRREGKRLITDGPFAETKEQLLGFVMIEADSLEEALDIAGDIPLAELGTIEVRAIYNVPGS
- a CDS encoding ubiquinone biosynthesis hydroxylase, with translation MERKADAKTRSGLDVLVAGAGYVGLATAVSLKQARPGLAVALVDAAPAGAWQKDGRASAIAAAACRMLDQLGVWAEIAPQAQAITEMIITDSRSTDPVRPVFLTFGGEVAPGEPFAHMVANQVLNGALRARAERLGIDIIEGVAVQGFETNSAGMSVHLADGAALTARLLVAADGVNSKLRDMAGIKTVKWDYGQSGIVCTVAHERPHNGRAEEHFLPAGPFATLPLKPDEDGTNRSSIVWVERAEDAKALVEGDDLVFEHELELRFGLKLGEIRVADKPRAWPLGLTIARAFVAPRIALAGDAAHGIHPIAGQGLNLGFKDVAALAEVIVEADRLGQDIGALDVLERYQQWRRFDTVQMGITTDVLNRLFSNDIAPLRTVRDIGLGLVERMPRLKDFFIRQASGLSAGTPRLLKGEAI